The genomic stretch ATTCTCGGCGTCAATTAATGCACCTCGTGACAAGGCGAGGCCGGAGAAGGAGGCGAGAATATTGGCTACATCTGTCTTTGAGTCATCGCTGGGTCCAGACGCTTGAAGGAGCTGAGACGCTTGTTCAAGAAGTGTCTGGGCTTGTGGATATTCACCTAAGTTCGTCGCGATGTCGCCTAAGCCTGCGATGAAGCGCGCCTCGGTCAGCGAGCCGTCTCCGGGGTGCTTGCGCACTAGGTCGAGCCCTTGCTCAAGCAGGGCTCGAGCCTGCGAGTATTCGGCCTGGGTCTCCAGATAGGATCCCAGACGCCACAGTAGCTCAGGGAGGAGGTCTTTGCCTGCGGCGGAGCTACGGGCGTTCTCACAGACCGCCATGGCGTGGGGAAGCAGCTCCGCGCAGCGGGTCCATGTCTGAAGGTCGTAGGTATCGAAGACGAAGAGCTTGTGGAGCAATCGCAGCGCGGCCTCCTCCCCTCGCCCTCGCTCTCCTCCAAGGCGGTCGAGCTTCACCGCCTGGACGAGCCGGTGAAACAGCAGTTGATGGTGAAGGACTTGGACGAGGGAGTACCGGCTTAGCGCGCTGATGGCCTCATCCATCAGGAGCTCATCGCCCCCCACGGCGGAGAGCTGCTCCGGAAGCAGCGCGGCGCCCTCTACGAGCAGCTTGCTGGGAATGGGGCTGGGCGCCATGAAGGCGCAGAGCGAGAGCAGCGCCGCTCCGGCGGGAGACTGGGACTGGACCTGCTCGAAGGAGAGTTCCCAAGTGGCTTCCACCGTGTGGGGATAGTCCGAAGGAGGTCCTGGGCGGGAGAGTAGTCTCTGTCGGTGCCGCTCGAAGAGGGACAGGTAGTCCGCGAGCGGCTTCTGCGTCTGCTCCATGTAGGCTGCGGCTTGGGCCAAGGCCAGAGGAAGGTCCCCCAGCGCCCCCGCGAGCGCGCGGGCTCCGGCCGTGTCTGTTTGTCCGGTGCGCCTCAGGAGGAAATCCGTGGACTCCGCTCGGTCGAGTACGTCCACCTGGCAGGGAGTGGCCAGACCGCGCCAAGCGGGGTTGAGAGAGGTCACCAGGATGTGTCCTGGCGCTGTCGTGAGCGGCAGGTATGGGCGCAGGTCCGCTTCCTGCCTTGCGTTGTCGAAGACCAGCAGCCAGCCTGTGTTGCGCTGGAGCCAGAGCCTGACCGCTTTCACCCGCACGGACTGTTCCGCCACGGTGGCCTCAGGAAGGCCCAGTGCATCGCTCAGCCCTGCGTAGCTCGCTGCGAGCACGGCCGGCTCATCGGCACGGACCCATAGGATGTGCGAGTGGTCCGGTGTGTCCAGGGCATGTCGCCGCGCATACTCGACCGCGAGTTGGGTCTTCCCGACTCCTCCCAATCCATGGAGCGCCAGGGCTCGCGTCGGGGTGGAGAGGAAGTGTGTTCGGATGGTCTTGAGCAGGGGCGCGCGGCCCGTGAAGTTCGGGTTGGGAGGGTAAGGCACCGTCCACACCGGCTCCGTGGGGAGGGCTCGCGCGCCGGAAGGGGCCGGGGGGAGGCGGAACGTAGCCAACAGTTCGAATGCGAACGCGCTGGCATGCTGCGAGGCCAGTTCCTGCGAACCCGTCGCATCGGCCGCCGCTTTCGCGTCGATGCAATCGGAAATGCCCCGGATGACTAGCGCGTCCACTCCACGGTTCGCGCGCGTGGCGATCAGGAAGCCTCGCCCCTCCATCTCCACGGCCACGGCATCGCCGTATTGCCTCCGCAGGCGCTGGAACTGCTCGGAGCGGGTGCTCGCGACGACCTTCTCGCCCGCAGCGATAGGGCCTGGAAGCGCGCGGGGCTCGGCGCTGGGAGGCGGCGCCGGGATGCGGCTCTTCCAGTCGTCCCTCCTGGCGATGGCCCGAGCCCGCTGCTCCAGCGGGTAGCTGCTCTCTCCCACATCCGGCCGGGGCTCGAACTGCTCGGTCTCCTTCCCGGACTCGTAGCCGTAGACCTTGGGAGCGAAGACGACGTCTCCGATTGAGACGTCCTTCAACCCTCCGGCGACACCCACGAACAGCACGACTTCGGGGAGGAAGAACTGGATGGCTCGCTCGGTCTCGAACGCTGTGCGCGTGTTGCCCGCACCGACTTCGACGAGGAGCACCTCCCACGTGCCACTCTGTCCGTGAAAGTGGCCCTGCTCATAGACGGTTCCTTCTGGGTGGGTTTTTTCGTGGGCCTCTTTCAGGTGCGACCTGACCGCGCGGAACTCAACCTGGAGCGCGGTCATGATGACTGCCCTTCGCGTCTGTCCGGCCTGTGCTCTTGTGGGCATGAGGGCATCTTCGCCCGTCGTCCCGAGGTCGTCTTGAAGAAAGGTGGACACCAGAGGACGGGTGCTCGTTTATGCCATCCGGGGTAAATCTTTGCCTACCCTACGATGGCGAGCATGTGGCATCAGGCGTCGGATGCCTTTTGTGCGGCGGAGTCGCTCCAGGGGGTGGACGGCCGCAGCATAGAAGTTCTCCCGCCGCATCGTCAGCATGCGGCTGAAGTACGCCTTCTTGAGGCGACCCCAGAGACTCTCAACTCGGTTGAGCCCCCTGTGTCAGGGAAGAAGTCGCCTCGGCTGACGTGCCGAGCTGAGGCGCCTTTGGAGGCGAGAGCAGGCAGGACGCAGTGCCGTACACGGATGCATTCATGATGCAGATGGTGAAGCGGATGGTGGGCCCAGGCGCGGTGAGTGCCGCGGCGTTGGCCCGCCAGGTGGGAGTCTCTCAGCCGACGCTGTCGCAGTGGTTGCGGGAGGCGAATAAGTTGGCGGCCATGGCGCCCCCGCCCGAGGAGAAGCCCGTCGGCCCCAAGAAGTGGACGCCCGAGGAGAAGTTGCGCGTGCTGGCGGGGGCGCATGGACTGGCGGGCGAGGCATTGGGAGCGCTGCTGCGCCGCGAGGGGCTGCACGAGGGGCAACTGGAGGAGTGGCGCGCGGCTGCCGCTGGAGCCCTCTCCCAGGGCACGAAGGAGGCGCCGTCCGGGGCCCTGACGGCCGGTCAGCGCCGGCGGCTGGCCGTCTCGGAGAAGCGAGTGAAGGAACTCGAGCGCGAGCTGCGCCGCAAGGAGAAGGCGCTGGCCGAGGCGGCCGCACTGCTGGTGCTCGAAAAAAACTACGCCGGCAAATACCTCCTGCCCTCCTCGGTGTTGCCTCCATAGGGAGGTGGCACCATGGGACGCACGACTGCCCACCCACCGGCGAGCAGGCAGGTGGGGTTGGAGAACCATCGACGGCGGTGCTCCGCGTGCGGAGGGCCCGCCCCAGCGGACTACCGGGCACGGCGGAACGTGGTGACGCTGGAGGCGGTGGTCGCCCTCAAGGTGCAGGTGCGAGTGTGCCACCGGAAGGGTTGCCCGTTGTACTTGAAGCCCGTGCGTGCCGAAGAAGAGGGCCGGTGGGCGCTGCCGGACCATGAGTTCGGCCTGGACGTCATCGCCTTGATTGGGGCACTGCGCTACCACGAGCACCGCAGCGTCCCGGAAATCCATGCAGTTCTTCGCGCACGGGGCGTCTCCATTTCCGAGCGCAGTGTCACCAATCAACTCGACCGGTATGATGAGTTGCTGGCACTGCGAATGACAGACAGCCGGCGACTGCAGCAGGTGACACGTCAACAGGGCCGGGTGGTGTTGGCCATGGACGGATTGCAGCCCGAGGTGGGCCATGAGGTGTTGTGGGTGGTGCGCGACTGCCTCTCCGGCGAGGTGCTGGCAGCCCGTAGCTTGCTGGGCAGTGGCGAGGCGGAGTTGGCCCCGCTGCTCCAGGAGGTGAAAGCGGCGCTGACGGTGCCCATTGCCGGAGTCGTCTCGGATGGCCAGCGCTCCATCCGCAACGCGGTGGCCTCGGCGCTGCCTGGGGTGCCTCACCAACTCTGCCACTTCCACTACCTGCGTGAAGCGGCCCGCCCCCTCTACGAAGCGGACCGGCACGCCAAGAAGCTGCTGAAGAGCCATGTGCGAGGAGTACGGGTTATCGAGCGCGCCGTCGAAGGGCGCCAGGACGCCCAATCACAGGCCGTCCGTGGCTACTGCGCCGCGGTGCGCAGCGCCTTGACGGACGACAGGCGCCCGCCCCTGAAGCCCTCCGGCTTGGAGTTGCACCGGCGACTGCGAGCGGTTGAAGCGAGTCTCCGCCGGGCAGAAAAAGGGGGGCGCGCGCCAGAGGACTGACACGGCTGCGCCAGCTATTGAGGCGCGGTCTGATGCAGACGGCGGGGATGTGGCCACCACTGAAGGCGGCCTTCCGGTGGGTAGAGCGTGTCGCCGAAATCCTCACCAATGCCTCCGGCGAGAAAGGCTGTCACGTCAAGAGGCGCATGGCCGGCCTTGTCGGCGCACTGGCGCATGCCGTGCGACGCACCCGCTCCCCCCACCGCGCGGCGCTGGCACATTTCCTCCTGGAGACGCGTCGCTATTGGCCCGGCCTCTTCCATTGCTACGACGTACCCGGCCTGCCTCGCACGGACAATGACTTGGAGCACCTGTTTGGTAGTTGCCGCTACCACGAGCGCAGGGCCTCGGGCCGGCGCCGCGGAAGCGAGGGCCTGGTGGTGCGCGGACAGGTGCGAGTCGTCGCCGCAGTGGCGACCCGACTTGCCCCCACTGTCGGCGCGGAACTGGCCCCCAAAGACATCATCGCGTGGAGGAATCTGCGTGCCTCCCTTCGAAGACGGCAACACGCGCGAATCTTGGGCCGTCGATTCCGGGCCAATCCGAACGCCTACCTCGCAGCGATTGAGCGGGAGCTCAGGAGAGCTTTGCCGGCGTAGAAAAAAACTTCAGGCGATGGGTTGGGACGAGAAGGACTCGGGCGACGAGGACGACGCAGCGGACGAGACGTGCGAGAAATGACGCTCGCGCTCGTCGACGAGGCGCTGGAGAAGGGCGTGCGTCTGGAGGCTATCTGCTCTCGGCTCGGAGTCGTCCCGCGCACTATTCAGCGCTGGAGGAAGCCCGCGACGTCCGAAGACAGGCGGTGCGGTCCGCATACCCGGCCGGCCAACCGACTGTCCGAGGTGGAGCGACGCCGCATTCTGGTGGTGGCCAACAGCGAGGAGTTCCGGGACGCCTCACCCAAGCAGATTGTCCCCAGGCTGGCCGACAGGGGCGAGTACGTGGCCAGCGAGGCGAGCTTCTACCGGGTGCTGCGTGAAGCAGGGCAGTTGGCCCATCGCGGCCGCGCCAAGGCGCCCACGCCCAGGCCTCCGGCAGAGCACACCGCCACCGGGCCCCGCCAGGTATGGAGTTGGGAGATCACCTACCTGCGTGGCCCGGTGAAGGGCAGCTTTCTCTACCTGTACCTCGTGGTGGACGTCTTCAGCCGTCGCATCATGGGCTTCGCGGTGCACGAAGAGGAGTCGTTATGCGCTACTACGACGGGACCGGGAGCGTGGACTACCGCGTGGCGGACGCCTACGTCCTGCCCTTCGACGACGGGTGCTTCGACGTCGTCACCTGCATGGACTTCCTGGAGCACGTGGAGGAGCCCGCGCGCGTGGTGGCGGAGGCAGCGCGCGTCCTGGCCCCCGGAGGCCTGTTCTTCTTCCATACGTTCAACCGCAACTGGCTCGCCGGACTCATCATCATCCAGGCGGTGGAGTGGTTCGTGCCCAACAAGCCCGACCACCTGCATGTGCTGAGACTCTTCATCACCCCTGAGGAACTCTAGGGCCACTGCGAGGCGGCCGGCCTGCGCACGCGGGAGCAGGTGGGGTTGCGGCCCCACTGGCGCTCCCGTGCGTTCCTCCAAACCCTGCTCACCCGGCGGGTGGCCTCCGACTTCCGCTTCGTCTTCACGCCGTCGCTGAACCTGTCCTACCTGGGCTTCGCCGTGAAGCCGTCCGCCCTCCCGACCTGAGTCCACCGCCGCGCGAAGGCGCGGTTTCACCTCCCCTTCCGGGCGACGCCAGGAGGGACGCGGAGCCACGCATGCCCCACGCCCCCCAGGAACTCCTGCCCACCCTCATCCGACTCGCGAGCGCGGTGCCAGGGCAGTCCTGGTCCCAGCAGGACCTCTACGAACAGAGCTTCCCTCACTGGTACCGGCGACTTCCCGACGCGGAAGCGATCTTCCAGCGCTCGGGCGTGGAGCGCCGCGGCCTCTACCTGGACCCCTTCGAGGCCATGAGCACGCCGAGGATGCCCACCGGGGACCGGATGCGGCTGTGGAAGCAGGGCGCCCTGGAGCTGAGCCGACGCTCGATGACGGAGGCGCTCGCGGGCTTCGACACGCGTTCGCTGGGGAGCCTGGTGATGGTGAGCTGCACCGGCTACGACACCCCGTCACCGGACCTGTTGCTGGCGGCGGAGCTCGGCCTGTCCCCCACCCTGCGCCGGACCTTCGTCGGACACATGGGCTGCTTCGCGGCGTTCAACGGACTCAAGGTAGCCTTGGATGCGCTGGCCGCCCGCCCGGACGAGGCCGCGCTCGTCGTGTGCACCGAACTGAGCTCCGTGCACACGCGCGACGAGGCCACGGTGGAACAGGCCGTCTGTCACGCGCTCTTCGCGGACGCCAGCGCCGCCGTTGCTCCTCACCAACGCGCCCCCGGGCACGGGCCCCCAGTTCCTGCACGGCCACACGGAGACCCTCTACGCGCACACGGAGCAGATGGGCTGGGCCATCCTCAACGACGGCTTCCGCATGTTCCTGTCGCCGGAAGTGCCCTCCCTCCTGAAAGGGGCTGCCCGGGGCTTCGTGGAGCGACTGCTGGAACCGCTGGGACTTCAGCGTCAGGATATCCGGCACTGGGTGATCCACCCCGGCGGGCCGAAGATCGTGAAGGGCGTGGGCCGTGCGTTGGACTTGAAGGAGCAGGACCGAGCGCCCGCGCTGGAGGTCCTCCGCACGCACGGCAACTGCTCCTCCGGCACGGTGCTGCTGGTGCTCCAGCACGTGATGAACGAAGTGCGGCCCCAGCCGGGCGAATACGGCGTGATGCTGGGCTTCGGTCC from Myxococcus xanthus encodes the following:
- a CDS encoding transposase (programmed frameshift) codes for the protein MVTLEAVVALKVQVRVCHRKGCPLYLKPVRAEEEGRWALPDHEFGLDVIALIGALRYHEHRSVPEIHAVLRARGVSISERSVTNQLDRYDELLALRMTDSRRLQQVTRQQGRVVLAMDGLQPEVGHEVLWVVRDCLSGEVLAARSLLGSGEAELAPLLQEVKAALTVPIAGVVSDGQRSIRNAVASALPGVPHQLCHFHYLREAARPLYEADRHAKKLLKSHVRGVRVIERAVEGRQDAQSQAVRGYCAAVRSALTDDRRPPLKPSGLELHRRLRAVEASLRRGRKRGARARGLTRLRQLLRRGLMQTAGMWPPLKAAFRWVERVAEILTNASGEKGCHVKRRMAGLVGALAHAVRRTRSPHRAALAHFLLETRRYWPGLFHCYDVPGLPRTDNDLEHLFGSCRYHERRASGRRRGSEGLVVRGQVRVVAAVATRLAPTVGAELAPKDIIAWRNLRASLRRRQHARILGRRFRANPNAYLAAIERELRRALPA
- a CDS encoding methyltransferase domain-containing protein yields the protein MRYYDGTGSVDYRVADAYVLPFDDGCFDVVTCMDFLEHVEEPARVVAEAARVLAPGGLFFFHTFNRNWLAGLIIIQAVEWFVPNKPDHLHVLRLFITPEEL
- a CDS encoding 3-oxoacyl-[acyl-carrier-protein] synthase III C-terminal domain-containing protein, whose translation is MLLTNAPPGTGPQFLHGHTETLYAHTEQMGWAILNDGFRMFLSPEVPSLLKGAARGFVERLLEPLGLQRQDIRHWVIHPGGPKIVKGVGRALDLKEQDRAPALEVLRTHGNCSSGTVLLVLQHVMNEVRPQPGEYGVMLGFGPGLTLEGMVLRF